A DNA window from Chelativorans sp. AA-79 contains the following coding sequences:
- a CDS encoding ABC transporter permease subunit produces the protein MNRWLGPALAAPVTLCLLLSFAAPMLVVAMLSLHEVADPFGPLLQRPSLAQFTVIATDPFYSRVIRETMLLGFGVTAICIVLSYPLAYWLARMPAKWRPLAFSVILIPLLTNVVVRSLGIILLLAPEGLLNSVTGLVGLPPMRNMLFTHGAVAIALAQVFMPFMVLALYDSLQNTSPRVHEAAESLGASPAVRFLTVDLPLSLPGLRAGIVIVFLTSTTAYVSATLLGGKKVWTTGMLVVQEAINYLNAPMAAALALMMTAIGLAFAALTSFLIGRLMPWTSGRKSRPVTPPKAVLAVIDVVGRPISWLLLAAALLLLLLPLVLVCVQSFNDVPQATASGFRGFTLRWYEAVLWGGAYADSFWVSMRLALASMVVALALALPAAFALARHPFRGRSVLLVFWLLPLSLPGIAIGVGMLRLLQIYVAIPPFIGLMAIHVVVILPFAITLLTASVMALDRALEEAAASLGANPARTFLLVTLPALAPGLFAAGMVGFLLSFGEVTVTSFVTTARLTTLPVRIYADSTFSLEPTAHAISALLIAFTVVALILIGRAVRLDRLYAR, from the coding sequence ATGAACCGTTGGCTCGGACCGGCGCTCGCGGCGCCGGTCACCCTTTGCCTGCTCCTCAGTTTCGCCGCGCCGATGCTGGTCGTGGCGATGCTGTCGCTGCACGAAGTGGCCGATCCCTTTGGACCGCTGCTCCAGAGGCCTTCGCTTGCCCAGTTCACCGTGATCGCCACCGATCCGTTCTATTCCCGCGTCATCCGCGAGACCATGCTGCTCGGCTTCGGGGTCACAGCCATCTGCATCGTCCTGTCCTACCCGCTCGCCTATTGGCTGGCGCGCATGCCCGCGAAATGGCGGCCGCTGGCATTTTCGGTGATCCTCATTCCGCTGCTCACAAATGTCGTGGTGCGCTCGCTGGGCATCATCCTGCTGCTTGCGCCGGAGGGGCTGTTGAATTCCGTCACCGGGCTCGTCGGCCTGCCGCCCATGCGCAACATGCTGTTCACCCACGGGGCAGTCGCCATAGCGCTGGCGCAGGTCTTCATGCCGTTCATGGTGCTGGCGCTCTACGACAGCCTGCAGAACACGTCGCCCCGCGTGCACGAGGCGGCCGAGAGCCTGGGCGCTTCGCCCGCCGTCCGCTTCCTGACGGTCGACCTGCCGCTTTCCCTGCCCGGCTTGAGGGCCGGCATCGTGATCGTCTTCCTGACGTCGACCACTGCCTACGTTTCGGCGACGCTGCTCGGCGGCAAGAAGGTGTGGACCACCGGAATGCTGGTCGTGCAGGAGGCGATCAACTACCTCAATGCTCCGATGGCTGCGGCGCTCGCGCTGATGATGACCGCGATCGGCCTTGCCTTCGCCGCGCTCACCTCTTTTCTCATCGGCCGGCTCATGCCGTGGACATCGGGCAGGAAAAGCCGCCCGGTCACACCTCCGAAAGCCGTGCTTGCCGTCATAGACGTGGTCGGACGACCAATCTCATGGCTGTTGCTCGCCGCGGCCCTGCTGCTGCTGCTTCTGCCGCTGGTGCTCGTCTGCGTGCAGAGCTTCAACGACGTTCCGCAGGCGACCGCCTCCGGTTTCCGCGGCTTCACCCTGCGCTGGTACGAGGCGGTGCTGTGGGGCGGGGCTTATGCCGATTCGTTTTGGGTTTCGATGCGGCTTGCGCTGGCCTCGATGGTCGTTGCGCTGGCGCTGGCGCTGCCCGCCGCATTCGCGCTCGCGCGCCATCCGTTCAGGGGGCGCTCGGTGCTGCTCGTGTTCTGGCTCCTGCCGCTGTCGCTGCCGGGCATCGCGATCGGGGTAGGCATGCTGCGGCTCTTGCAGATCTATGTCGCCATCCCGCCGTTCATCGGCCTCATGGCGATCCACGTGGTGGTGATCCTGCCTTTTGCGATCACCCTTCTCACCGCATCGGTGATGGCGCTCGACCGCGCGTTGGAGGAAGCGGCAGCGAGCCTTGGCGCCAATCCGGCCCGGACTTTCCTGCTGGTGACGCTGCCGGCGCTGGCACCCGGGCTGTTCGCCGCCGGCATGGTGGGATTCCTTTTGAGCTTCGGCGAGGTGACCGTCACCAGCTTCGTCACCACGGCGCGGCTCACCACGCTGCCCGTCCGCATCTACGCTGATTCCACCTTCAGCCTCGAGCCGACTGCGCACGCGATCTCCGCACTGCTGATCGCATTCACCGTCGTTGCACTGATCCTGATCGGGCGCGCCGTTCGGCTCGATCGATTGTATGCGCGATGA
- a CDS encoding IS630 family transposase produces MTRPLSNDLRERVVGAVEAGESCRSVAARFGVAVSSAVKWSQRYRASGSVAPGKMGGHRKRVLEPHRAFIAERISQTPHLSLHKLKEELAARGVKVSHDTVWRFLRREGLRFKKTLFALEQARADIARRRQRWRSWQSGLDPTRLVFIDETWIKTNMAPLRGWGPRGKRLRGFAPHGHWRTLTFLGALRHDRLTAPCVFDGPINGQCFRAYVEQQLVPVLEPGDIVVMDNLGSHKSAAVRQMIKAAGARLWYLPPYSPDLNPIEQAFAKIKHWMRAAQKRTIEETWRHIGGLVSLIQPSECSNYFVNAGYASVKT; encoded by the coding sequence ATGACGCGACCTCTTTCGAATGATCTGCGTGAACGTGTTGTTGGGGCGGTCGAGGCCGGCGAGAGCTGCCGGTCGGTGGCGGCTCGTTTCGGCGTTGCCGTCTCGTCGGCGGTGAAGTGGTCTCAGCGCTACCGTGCGAGCGGGTCTGTGGCGCCGGGCAAGATGGGCGGGCACCGCAAGCGCGTGCTGGAGCCGCACCGTGCCTTCATCGCCGAGCGGATCAGCCAGACGCCGCATCTGTCGCTGCACAAGCTGAAGGAAGAGCTGGCGGCGCGCGGCGTGAAGGTGTCGCACGATACGGTGTGGCGGTTCCTGCGCCGCGAGGGGCTTCGGTTCAAAAAAACGCTGTTCGCCCTTGAGCAGGCTCGTGCCGACATCGCCCGCCGGCGGCAACGCTGGCGTTCTTGGCAGTCCGGTCTCGATCCGACACGGCTGGTGTTCATCGACGAGACCTGGATCAAGACCAACATGGCGCCGCTGCGGGGCTGGGGACCACGCGGCAAGCGCCTGCGCGGCTTTGCCCCGCACGGCCACTGGCGCACGCTGACCTTCCTCGGCGCTTTGCGCCATGACCGGCTGACGGCGCCTTGCGTCTTCGATGGACCGATCAACGGCCAGTGCTTCCGCGCCTATGTCGAGCAGCAGCTCGTGCCGGTGCTTGAACCGGGCGACATCGTCGTCATGGACAATCTCGGCTCACACAAGTCGGCCGCCGTCCGGCAGATGATCAAAGCCGCCGGCGCAAGGCTCTGGTATCTGCCCCCATACTCGCCCGACCTCAATCCGATCGAGCAGGCCTTCGCCAAGATCAAGCATTGGATGCGCGCGGCTCAGAAGCGGACCATCGAGGAGACATGGCGGCACATCGGCGGCCTCGTCTCCTTAATCCAGCCCAGTGAATGCAGCAACTACTTCGTCAATGCAGGATACGCTTCCGTCAAAACCTGA
- a CDS encoding phosphoribosyltransferase family protein — translation MNNPSPVTRQTWQVDVAGLTVELPIVAIKPDFAISLMMVVDLGVKFGEHVGRKLAEKLGPLKPDVVVGAATLGIPVAIEVSRALALDSYVILQKSPKIHLGDALVQRISSITSKGEQRLLLDRRSIPLLSGKRVVVVDDVVASGSSLKGSIELVRSAGANVVGSGVILTEARDWQTMLGEDRALIHSLAHIPQFAPGPDGWTPIPETFL, via the coding sequence ATGAACAATCCCTCGCCGGTCACCCGGCAGACATGGCAGGTCGACGTCGCCGGGCTGACCGTCGAGCTGCCCATCGTGGCCATCAAGCCCGACTTCGCCATTTCGCTGATGATGGTCGTCGATCTCGGTGTGAAATTCGGCGAGCATGTCGGTCGCAAGCTTGCCGAAAAGCTCGGTCCGCTAAAGCCCGACGTGGTGGTGGGTGCTGCCACGCTCGGTATTCCCGTCGCCATCGAAGTGTCGCGCGCCCTTGCTCTCGATTCGTATGTGATCCTGCAGAAGTCGCCGAAAATCCATCTGGGGGACGCACTCGTCCAGCGCATCTCCTCCATTACATCGAAGGGCGAGCAGCGCCTGCTTCTCGACCGCCGCTCGATACCGCTGCTTTCGGGCAAGCGGGTGGTGGTGGTTGACGACGTGGTCGCCTCGGGGTCGAGCCTGAAGGGCTCCATCGAGTTGGTGCGCAGCGCGGGGGCGAATGTCGTGGGCTCCGGCGTAATCCTTACGGAAGCACGGGATTGGCAGACGATGCTTGGGGAGGACCGCGCATTGATCCATAGCTTGGCCCATATTCCGCAGTTCGCGCCGGGTCCGGACGGATGGACGCCGATTCCGGAGACGTTTCTCTAG
- a CDS encoding energy-coupling factor transporter transmembrane component T, translating to MKRVHELNFFVKLAAAFAVMLAAWLMPDWRFGLLLAGFSIGFLRLARVSGLRGYLKGAGLLVLLVMTSWIANLLLQGQPLAAALPIAASMAARLLTTTAAFYFVMETSTPGSILAAASAARLPPMATLVLSLTFGVIPMLREDLERIADAQRARGMEIDDVPLPVRLRFALARGIPLLVHAIRMAHAISLSLSIYGFDMHRKRTTWRNVGLLVEPRLPSQGSAE from the coding sequence ATGAAGAGGGTGCATGAGCTCAACTTCTTCGTGAAGCTGGCTGCGGCCTTCGCCGTCATGCTCGCAGCCTGGCTCATGCCGGACTGGCGCTTCGGCCTGCTTCTGGCCGGATTCTCCATCGGCTTTCTGCGGCTGGCGCGGGTGTCCGGGCTGCGCGGCTATCTCAAGGGAGCAGGCCTGCTCGTTCTCCTGGTCATGACGAGCTGGATCGCCAACCTCCTGCTGCAAGGCCAACCGCTTGCCGCAGCTCTGCCGATCGCGGCGAGCATGGCGGCGCGCCTGCTCACCACCACCGCGGCGTTCTACTTCGTGATGGAGACGAGCACCCCGGGCTCCATCCTGGCGGCGGCCAGCGCCGCGCGTCTTCCGCCGATGGCAACGCTGGTCCTGTCGCTCACATTCGGGGTCATCCCCATGCTGCGCGAGGATCTCGAGCGCATTGCGGATGCGCAGCGCGCCCGCGGCATGGAGATCGATGATGTGCCGTTGCCGGTCCGGCTGCGCTTCGCGCTGGCGCGGGGAATCCCGCTTCTCGTGCACGCCATCCGCATGGCGCACGCCATCTCGCTCTCCCTTTCCATCTATGGGTTCGACATGCACCGCAAGCGCACGACATGGCGCAATGTGGGGCTATTGGTCGAGCCGCGCCTCCCCAGCCAAGGATCAGCAGAATGA
- a CDS encoding ABC transporter ATP-binding protein: MLTLENVTVGFGEATPAIADTSMTLARGERLLVCGAGGAAKTTLLAVAAGIIPRLVRPARFAGSVSLNGRPLAALSKDELFTKAGIVMQNVDDQLWDLGVEDLIAFPLENRGVEQKRLRERLEVLLGALKLDALRGRRVLSLSGGERRMVAIAAALAATPALLILDEPTTGLDPAARQRLGRVLAALAADVPSLLVAEQDPGAFEAIAQTVRFLTAGRLSPPAAAHTVMAQHEPWLEAGVLPPRRRAAYAPRRSPGRTLLSVAGLTTRLARRDGRPVLRDVSFELRAGEAVALVGRNGAGKTTLFQSILGLSKVASGSVAIGGMPADGWTVARRARAIAYLPQNMRRILFNMTALEEVVFAMTAGTLASEATMKTARDALEKYGLGTLTEANPFGLSVRQQALLGLACADAAQSPVAILDEPLLGRDLHGRRMLDLFLDSMLSSGRALMLISHDLDLVEEAASRMLILEDGGITYDGTPREGWTSKAFFELGWAVPSVLSAEAAA; the protein is encoded by the coding sequence GTGCTCACGCTCGAGAACGTGACGGTCGGCTTCGGCGAGGCAACGCCGGCGATTGCCGACACCAGCATGACGCTCGCCCGCGGCGAGCGTCTGCTCGTCTGCGGGGCCGGAGGGGCGGCCAAGACCACGCTACTCGCAGTGGCGGCAGGGATCATCCCCCGCCTCGTCAGGCCGGCGCGCTTCGCGGGTTCCGTATCCCTGAACGGCCGGCCGCTTGCGGCCCTTTCAAAGGATGAGCTCTTCACCAAGGCCGGCATCGTCATGCAGAATGTCGATGACCAGCTCTGGGATCTGGGCGTCGAGGACCTGATCGCCTTCCCCCTCGAAAATCGCGGCGTGGAGCAAAAGCGCTTACGTGAAAGGCTGGAGGTGCTGCTCGGCGCGCTCAAGCTCGACGCGCTCAGAGGGAGGCGGGTCCTCTCCCTCTCTGGGGGAGAGCGGCGGATGGTGGCAATTGCGGCAGCACTGGCCGCCACGCCCGCCCTGCTCATCCTGGACGAGCCCACCACGGGCCTGGACCCGGCCGCGCGCCAGCGGCTGGGGCGGGTCCTTGCAGCACTTGCCGCCGACGTGCCTTCGCTGCTCGTGGCCGAACAGGATCCCGGCGCGTTCGAAGCGATCGCGCAAACCGTGCGCTTCCTGACGGCGGGCAGGCTCTCGCCGCCTGCCGCCGCCCACACCGTAATGGCCCAGCACGAGCCATGGCTCGAAGCGGGTGTCCTGCCGCCCCGGCGCCGAGCCGCCTACGCGCCCCGCCGTTCGCCCGGTCGTACGCTTCTTTCGGTTGCTGGACTTACGACGCGGCTTGCCCGCCGAGACGGCAGGCCGGTGCTGCGGGACGTTTCCTTCGAACTCCGCGCTGGCGAGGCGGTCGCGCTGGTGGGGCGCAACGGCGCCGGCAAGACGACGCTGTTTCAGTCGATTCTCGGCCTGTCCAAGGTGGCAAGCGGCTCCGTTGCAATCGGCGGAATGCCCGCCGATGGCTGGACGGTGGCACGGCGCGCCCGCGCGATTGCCTATCTTCCGCAGAACATGCGCCGCATCCTTTTCAACATGACGGCGCTTGAGGAAGTGGTCTTCGCAATGACCGCGGGAACTCTGGCCAGCGAAGCGACCATGAAGACGGCGCGCGATGCGCTTGAGAAATACGGGCTCGGCACGCTCACTGAAGCCAATCCCTTCGGGCTTTCGGTGCGGCAGCAGGCATTGCTGGGCCTCGCCTGCGCCGACGCAGCGCAATCCCCGGTGGCGATCCTCGACGAACCGCTGCTCGGCCGCGACCTTCACGGCCGCCGCATGCTGGACCTCTTCCTGGATTCCATGCTGTCGTCGGGGCGCGCCCTCATGCTGATCTCGCACGATCTGGACCTGGTCGAGGAGGCCGCCTCGCGCATGCTGATCCTGGAGGACGGCGGGATCACCTATGACGGAACGCCGCGGGAAGGTTGGACATCGAAGGCGTTTTTCGAGCTTGGCTGGGCCGTGCCTTCGGTGCTGTCCGCAGAGGCGGCCGCATGA
- a CDS encoding aminotriazole resistance protein, whose translation MQETTNARVEGDSLFPIVLSIVAAAATGVLWAYANPIQLVPGVIQWRIFAFLPPLVGILLGWKSGFICGYLGTIVWSLLAGTFIPAHSLIVDGIMVGLTGLLPGLMFDPAKTTFDRIALVKIAAVCLIVGLVMVVAVSASLAFLGIFPFWWAVFYLGLSDIVPMIIGTPLFVIPALKILKNAHPTGFSRF comes from the coding sequence ATGCAAGAAACCACGAACGCGCGCGTCGAGGGCGACTCGCTCTTTCCCATCGTGCTTTCGATCGTCGCTGCAGCGGCGACCGGCGTGCTCTGGGCCTACGCGAACCCTATTCAACTCGTCCCGGGCGTCATCCAGTGGCGAATCTTTGCTTTCCTGCCGCCGCTGGTGGGCATTTTGCTCGGCTGGAAGAGCGGCTTCATCTGCGGCTATCTCGGCACGATCGTCTGGTCGCTTCTTGCAGGCACCTTCATTCCCGCCCACTCGCTCATCGTAGATGGCATAATGGTGGGTCTGACCGGCCTTCTGCCGGGGCTGATGTTCGACCCGGCGAAGACGACGTTCGACCGTATCGCACTGGTGAAAATTGCGGCAGTTTGCCTGATCGTTGGTCTCGTGATGGTGGTTGCCGTCTCCGCAAGCCTCGCCTTCCTGGGCATCTTTCCTTTCTGGTGGGCGGTGTTCTATCTGGGCCTGTCGGATATCGTGCCCATGATCATCGGCACTCCCCTTTTCGTCATCCCAGCGCTGAAAATCCTGAAGAACGCGCATCCAACGGGCTTCTCCCGGTTCTGA
- the ggt gene encoding gamma-glutamyltransferase, translating into MTDPTSVPPFNCEKSPAIGAKGVAVTNHPLASAAAMEILALGGNAADATAAALFALTVVEPMMVGIFGGGCAVIRMADGREAVIDGLCTAPLGCKPDQYRPISNTWPTYMETEGRENRVGIRSIAVPGNLRAWCEMLGEFGKLTLSEVLAPAIRLAENGFIVTPYLENCIAEHVDDLSLDPAISAIFLPDGTPLKAGDRLIQSDYARTLRRISAEGPDLLYRGDLARVIHDFMQGGGGYVTADDLASYRTEWREPVRGTYRGVDLIGPPPPCSGGVHVIQMLNLMEGYDITGKGFGTPETVHLVLEALKIAAADRRATTADPAFVNVPIERLISKSYAEERRPEIRPDAASVHVSKVLLRESDNTTHVTMADSEGNVVSSTQTINSLFGARVVIPGTGIIPNNYMYLFDPHPGNALSLEAGKRITSGISAFIALRENRPYFAVGLPGAHRIPACVFQAIMNIVDHGMSLQQAVEAPRVFTQGQEAELEKGFAAETRAALAALGHDVQEVPHVGGGMGIIGFQENGLMEGAACWRADGTVMAIGGGLARPGVSFWPDPHGR; encoded by the coding sequence ATGACCGACCCCACTTCCGTTCCCCCCTTTAACTGCGAGAAATCGCCCGCCATTGGCGCGAAGGGCGTGGCGGTGACAAATCATCCCCTGGCCTCGGCGGCGGCTATGGAAATTTTGGCGCTCGGCGGAAACGCTGCCGACGCCACGGCAGCCGCATTGTTCGCGCTGACCGTGGTTGAGCCGATGATGGTGGGCATTTTCGGCGGTGGCTGCGCAGTGATCCGCATGGCCGACGGTCGCGAGGCGGTGATTGACGGGCTCTGCACCGCGCCGCTGGGCTGTAAGCCGGATCAGTATCGCCCAATTTCGAATACCTGGCCCACCTACATGGAGACCGAGGGCCGAGAAAATCGCGTCGGTATCCGGTCGATCGCAGTGCCCGGCAATCTGCGCGCATGGTGCGAGATGCTCGGCGAGTTTGGCAAGCTCACCCTGTCCGAGGTCCTCGCCCCGGCGATCCGCCTCGCCGAAAACGGCTTCATTGTGACCCCTTACCTGGAAAACTGCATCGCCGAACATGTCGACGATTTGTCGCTCGATCCGGCGATCTCTGCGATCTTCCTGCCCGACGGCACGCCGCTGAAGGCTGGCGACCGCCTCATTCAGAGCGACTACGCCCGGACATTGCGCCGGATTTCGGCCGAAGGACCCGACCTACTCTATCGCGGTGATCTGGCCCGCGTGATCCACGACTTCATGCAAGGCGGCGGTGGTTATGTCACCGCCGATGATCTGGCCTCCTACCGCACCGAATGGCGCGAGCCCGTGCGCGGCACTTATCGCGGTGTCGACCTGATCGGCCCGCCTCCACCCTGTTCCGGCGGGGTTCACGTGATCCAGATGCTCAACCTGATGGAGGGCTACGACATCACCGGCAAGGGCTTCGGCACGCCGGAGACGGTGCATCTGGTGCTGGAAGCGCTGAAGATCGCTGCTGCGGACCGCCGCGCCACCACCGCCGACCCGGCTTTCGTGAATGTTCCCATCGAGCGGCTCATCTCGAAAAGTTATGCCGAAGAACGCCGCCCGGAAATCCGCCCCGACGCGGCGTCGGTTCACGTATCGAAAGTGCTCCTCCGCGAGTCCGACAACACCACCCATGTAACCATGGCCGACAGCGAGGGGAATGTCGTCAGTTCGACCCAGACGATCAATTCGCTCTTCGGCGCACGGGTCGTGATCCCCGGAACCGGGATCATCCCCAACAACTACATGTATCTCTTCGATCCGCACCCCGGCAACGCTCTTTCGCTGGAAGCAGGCAAGCGCATTACCTCCGGCATCTCGGCCTTCATCGCGCTGCGCGAAAACCGGCCCTATTTCGCGGTCGGCCTGCCGGGCGCGCATCGCATTCCTGCCTGCGTGTTTCAGGCGATCATGAACATTGTCGATCACGGCATGTCGCTGCAGCAGGCGGTCGAGGCGCCGCGCGTCTTCACGCAAGGCCAGGAGGCCGAGCTCGAGAAGGGCTTCGCCGCCGAAACCCGAGCGGCGCTGGCGGCCCTGGGACACGACGTGCAAGAGGTGCCCCACGTGGGCGGCGGCATGGGAATCATCGGCTTTCAGGAGAACGGCCTGATGGAAGGCGCAGCTTGCTGGCGCGCCGATGGCACGGTGATGGCGATCGGCGGCGGCCTTGCCCGGCCCGGCGTAAGCTTCTGGCCCGATCCCCACGGACGTTGA
- a CDS encoding C4-dicarboxylate TRAP transporter substrate-binding protein: MKSAGLIAAAIVAVSATVTRAETKLTYGSTLPAPHLVHEEALNPFFERVHAATDGELSIELIPGGAMGSVKETVQMLRDNVTDLGLLLDIYTRQEVPVSSMFADMIALPDDFVVYAAAANEMQLVACEACQAERKEKGILTLALYGPDPYRLMCADDVRSVAELADRKTRSSGRMGVLVQQLGATAVTLPSSEVYEALQRGQADCTIASTAWLDSYSLSDVVETVIDLPMGSYFNAGLLVMNRDVWDGLSGAQQAAIRNNLAELVVDALLAYKAGGDDALAAAEDAGVVVVQPGDDMKQALADFREGEIANTIANAEKAGIEGAEERIRTYMALVEKWRGILAEVGDDRAAFIDAIDREVFQKLAL; the protein is encoded by the coding sequence ATGAAATCTGCCGGTCTAATCGCTGCCGCCATCGTCGCCGTTTCGGCCACAGTGACCCGCGCGGAAACCAAACTCACCTACGGCAGCACGCTACCCGCACCGCATCTGGTGCACGAAGAGGCGCTGAACCCGTTTTTCGAGCGCGTGCACGCGGCAACCGACGGGGAGCTCAGCATCGAACTCATCCCTGGCGGCGCCATGGGCAGCGTCAAGGAAACTGTTCAGATGCTGCGCGACAACGTCACGGATTTGGGCCTTCTGCTCGACATTTATACGAGACAGGAAGTTCCGGTGAGTTCGATGTTCGCGGATATGATCGCCCTGCCGGACGATTTTGTTGTTTATGCCGCGGCGGCGAACGAAATGCAGCTCGTCGCCTGTGAGGCATGTCAGGCAGAGCGCAAGGAAAAGGGAATTTTGACCCTGGCGCTCTATGGGCCGGACCCGTACCGTCTGATGTGCGCCGACGATGTGAGATCGGTGGCCGAACTTGCCGATAGGAAGACCCGTTCCAGCGGCCGGATGGGAGTGCTTGTCCAGCAACTCGGCGCGACCGCCGTCACCCTGCCCAGTTCCGAAGTATATGAGGCGCTGCAGCGAGGGCAGGCGGATTGCACTATCGCCTCGACTGCGTGGCTCGACAGCTACAGTCTGAGCGATGTGGTCGAGACGGTGATCGATCTGCCGATGGGCAGCTATTTCAATGCTGGCCTTCTGGTGATGAATCGCGACGTCTGGGACGGTTTGTCCGGGGCGCAACAAGCGGCAATTCGTAACAACCTCGCTGAACTGGTCGTCGATGCGCTGCTGGCCTACAAGGCAGGTGGCGACGATGCGCTGGCAGCCGCCGAGGACGCCGGCGTGGTGGTGGTTCAACCGGGCGATGACATGAAACAGGCGCTGGCCGACTTCCGCGAGGGCGAGATCGCCAACACGATCGCGAATGCCGAAAAGGCTGGAATTGAAGGCGCCGAGGAGCGGATCAGGACCTATATGGCGCTTGTCGAGAAATGGCGCGGCATCCTTGCCGAGGTCGGCGACGATCGCGCAGCTTTCATTGACGCGATAGACCGTGAAGTCTTTCAGAAACTAGCGCTGTGA
- a CDS encoding TRAP transporter small permease yields MKTLRHWLDKANNAILAIAFLSVALMMVQVTADVLSKYLFNRPIPLTLEAVASFYMVALIFLPLGLVTRDRGHVGVDLFTRNLPPRGRAALDAFGDLLGAVYAALLLWFTAAEALHQTRIGETWETAFGYVEIWPARWLVPLGCLTMLAWFLLLVAEDIRAALGGDGQHA; encoded by the coding sequence ATGAAAACCCTTCGCCACTGGCTGGACAAGGCCAACAATGCGATCCTCGCCATCGCATTTCTCAGCGTGGCCCTGATGATGGTTCAGGTCACTGCGGACGTGCTGTCGAAATATCTCTTCAACAGGCCGATACCCCTGACGCTCGAGGCGGTGGCGAGCTTTTACATGGTCGCGCTGATCTTCTTGCCGCTGGGGCTGGTAACGCGGGATCGCGGCCATGTGGGGGTGGATCTGTTCACCCGTAACCTGCCACCAAGAGGTAGGGCGGCTTTGGATGCATTCGGCGATCTTCTGGGGGCGGTCTATGCCGCGCTGCTGCTATGGTTCACTGCCGCCGAGGCGCTGCATCAGACGCGGATCGGCGAGACCTGGGAGACGGCTTTTGGCTATGTCGAAATCTGGCCCGCGCGCTGGCTGGTGCCGCTGGGGTGCCTGACCATGCTGGCATGGTTCCTGCTGCTCGTCGCCGAAGATATTCGGGCCGCGCTGGGCGGTGACGGCCAACACGCATAG
- a CDS encoding TRAP transporter large permease subunit: protein MIVAVCFILLLVLLAVRVPIAISLALVSIGGIIALRGTRPAFGVLGSLPFDFAASWSLSAVPMFLLMGALASHTGMTRSLYQAARLWFNGLPGGLAVASNFASAGFAAASGSSLATAAAMGRLAIPEMLAFNYNKGLATATIAASGTLGAFIPPSIAFVLYGWYTQQPVGTLLVAGIVPGLLTAGLYSAMIILRCMHNPDLAPRADITVTWREKFAALTDIWPMPLLILCVVGGIFSGMTTATEAGAFGASFALLIALFSGRLSKRALYDSFTEAMRTTASLFFIAIGAILFTRFLAMSGLPLMMGDVVEAWNLGTLGVILIMIVVYLILGMFLDPLGIILLTLPIFLPMFKELDINLIWIGVLVVKMIEVGLLTPPVGMNAFIVKNIVGDRVPLSTIFAGLSWFLLCEVVIVGLLIAFPGLSLWLPNLM, encoded by the coding sequence ATGATCGTCGCCGTCTGCTTCATCTTGCTTCTGGTGCTGCTCGCCGTCCGCGTGCCCATCGCCATCTCGCTTGCGCTGGTCTCGATCGGCGGGATCATCGCGCTGCGCGGCACCCGTCCCGCCTTTGGCGTGCTGGGGTCACTGCCGTTCGACTTCGCCGCTTCGTGGTCACTATCGGCGGTGCCGATGTTTCTACTGATGGGGGCATTGGCTTCGCATACCGGGATGACGCGCTCGCTCTATCAGGCGGCGCGGTTGTGGTTCAACGGACTGCCCGGCGGGCTTGCTGTGGCATCGAACTTCGCCTCGGCCGGGTTTGCGGCCGCCTCGGGATCAAGCCTCGCCACTGCCGCCGCCATGGGCCGGTTGGCTATCCCCGAGATGCTCGCCTTCAACTACAACAAGGGGCTCGCGACGGCGACCATCGCCGCCTCAGGCACGTTGGGCGCTTTCATCCCGCCGTCGATCGCCTTCGTGCTGTATGGCTGGTACACGCAGCAGCCCGTGGGCACGCTGCTCGTGGCGGGGATCGTCCCGGGCCTGCTGACGGCGGGCCTCTATTCGGCGATGATCATCCTGCGGTGCATGCACAATCCCGATCTGGCGCCGCGTGCCGACATCACCGTCACCTGGCGCGAAAAATTTGCGGCGCTGACCGACATCTGGCCGATGCCGCTGCTAATTCTATGCGTCGTCGGCGGGATTTTCTCGGGCATGACCACTGCGACCGAGGCGGGTGCTTTCGGGGCGAGCTTTGCGCTGCTGATCGCGCTCTTCTCGGGGCGACTGAGCAAGCGCGCGCTATATGACAGTTTCACGGAGGCCATGCGCACCACCGCCTCGCTATTCTTCATCGCCATCGGGGCTATCCTGTTTACCCGTTTTTTGGCCATGTCGGGGCTGCCGCTCATGATGGGCGATGTGGTGGAGGCGTGGAATCTCGGTACCCTCGGGGTCATACTGATCATGATCGTAGTCTATCTGATCCTCGGCATGTTCCTCGATCCACTGGGGATTATCCTACTGACGCTTCCTATTTTTTTGCCGATGTTCAAGGAACTGGATATTAACTTGATATGGATCGGCGTGTTGGTGGTGAAGATGATCGAAGTGGGGTTGTTGACGCCACCGGTCGGTATGAACGCCTTCATCGTGAAAAATATTGTTGGTGACAGGGTCCCGCTTAGCACGATCTTTGCCGGGCTGAGCTGGTTTCTGCTGTGCGAAGTGGTGATTGTCGGGCTACTCATCGCCTTTCCAGGCCTGTCGCTCTGGTTGCCCAACCTGATGTGA